One genomic window of Armatimonadota bacterium includes the following:
- a CDS encoding nitroreductase family protein — protein MELKNVIAKRASVRQFAGDAVPENDLKEMVRLAGLAPSVNNSQPWKFIAITNRSLLKEMADAVHMAVEQCLPICGDEKEKHAREQVEWFSTFFGDAPAVIAVIQCPYEAIVDDALKHSGMSHNDVNALRGHPDIESIGAAIENLILAAVDMGYGACWLSGPLIARQALEECVGIGENWRLAAMVALGKAAHDVSRLDKKSVDEIFELRA, from the coding sequence ATGGAGCTTAAGAATGTGATAGCAAAGAGAGCCAGTGTAAGGCAGTTTGCAGGCGACGCTGTGCCCGAGAATGATCTAAAGGAAATGGTAAGGCTAGCCGGGCTTGCTCCGAGTGTGAACAACTCTCAGCCCTGGAAGTTTATTGCCATCACCAATCGCAGCCTGCTTAAGGAGATGGCCGATGCGGTCCATATGGCGGTTGAACAATGTCTTCCCATTTGCGGCGATGAGAAAGAGAAGCACGCGAGGGAGCAGGTAGAGTGGTTCTCGACGTTTTTCGGTGATGCGCCCGCGGTTATAGCGGTTATTCAATGCCCTTATGAAGCGATTGTCGATGATGCTCTGAAGCACTCGGGGATGTCGCACAATGATGTTAACGCTCTTCGCGGCCATCCTGATATCGAGAGCATAGGAGCAGCGATAGAGAATTTGATCCTTGCGGCTGTGGATATGGGCTATGGCGCATGCTGGCTCAGCGGGCCATTGATTGCTCGGCAGGCTCTTGAGGAGTGTGTTGGCATTGGTGAAAACTGGCGGCTTGCGGCAATGGTGGCTCTTGGAAAAGCCGCGCACGATGTCAGCCGGCTAGATAAGAAGTCTGTTGACGAGATATTTGAGCTGAGGGCCTAA
- a CDS encoding GNAT family N-acetyltransferase: MNIQIIKADKDKMAIISHLVHFYIYDLSEIMGWDCPDTGLFGGCDDLPQYWGELPDDPKYAWPSSWKGYPFIIKVGKKLAGFALVRQLDTGAVYEIGEFFILRKYRNKGIGRYVACSIFDAFPGKWRAAQMVGNTPAQAFWRRVINKYTNGNSKESIGFDEAHGIELNVICFNNATCRHQNA, from the coding sequence TTGAATATCCAGATAATCAAAGCGGATAAGGACAAGATGGCTATAATCAGCCACCTTGTCCACTTTTATATTTATGATCTCTCAGAGATCATGGGCTGGGACTGCCCTGATACCGGGCTCTTCGGCGGATGTGATGACCTTCCGCAATACTGGGGCGAGCTACCGGATGACCCAAAATACGCCTGGCCTTCCAGTTGGAAGGGATATCCTTTCATAATAAAAGTCGGCAAAAAGCTTGCTGGGTTCGCTCTCGTCAGACAGTTAGATACAGGGGCAGTTTACGAGATTGGTGAGTTCTTCATTCTCCGTAAATATCGCAACAAAGGGATCGGCAGGTATGTGGCATGCAGCATTTTCGATGCGTTTCCGGGAAAATGGCGGGCAGCTCAGATGGTCGGAAATACCCCGGCGCAAGCCTTTTGGCGACGGGTCATCAATAAATATACAAACGGCAATTCCAAAGAGAGCATTGGTTTTGACGAAGCCCATGGAATCGAACTCAACGTTATATGTTTCAATAACGCCACCTGCCGACACCAAAATGCTTAG
- a CDS encoding glutamate-cysteine ligase family protein — protein MNVFDPRTYSTDWEIMVVDRLDRWVDNFEILLGFAGELRSELDLPVQIDWNSLEFAMGINTSFTQFWERVKLVTDRASQLLHEYDLDLFPAGSHPIAPMFNSSHIHVGTIHDESAGIRMESRLMRYSPAFAALAANSPAAEGRRGEFKSYRVRYTARGCTRPGTLRDPQFAQPEWGTDAAPKVYGAPTLEVRICDCASSRRLLAEFATFIAAYVHYQGTRVDNHPKMTAEEYRECLTNRWAAAKYGLQATFSWQGKPRTAVELIDEMLDECQAELNVLGVKRSDLNIINTMLEKRTCQADFALSIMDRYPDPYLLSSAYGKLARNWDIFEEYLENAPTLEPAPMLDEKAVMAEHLSFVGEGTHFYHLREAMFYPAPATDKIIEDMIEQELIKREITPNCGTLLHRIG, from the coding sequence ATGAACGTATTTGACCCTAGAACATACAGCACCGACTGGGAGATAATGGTTGTCGACCGGTTGGACCGCTGGGTAGATAATTTTGAAATACTGCTCGGGTTTGCAGGAGAGCTGCGAAGCGAGCTGGATTTGCCCGTGCAGATAGACTGGAACTCTCTCGAGTTTGCCATGGGTATCAACACATCTTTCACCCAGTTCTGGGAGCGTGTAAAGCTGGTCACTGACCGGGCATCGCAGTTATTGCATGAGTATGATCTCGATCTATTTCCGGCAGGCTCGCACCCGATTGCTCCGATGTTCAATTCATCGCACATTCATGTCGGCACAATACACGATGAGTCCGCCGGAATACGCATGGAGAGCCGCTTGATGCGATATTCTCCCGCATTTGCGGCTCTGGCTGCGAACTCTCCTGCCGCGGAAGGGCGCAGGGGCGAGTTTAAAAGCTATCGCGTGCGCTACACAGCTCGCGGATGCACCAGGCCGGGCACTCTGCGCGATCCTCAATTCGCCCAGCCTGAATGGGGCACCGATGCCGCCCCGAAGGTATACGGCGCTCCGACTCTGGAAGTCAGGATCTGTGACTGCGCATCGTCACGCAGGCTCCTTGCCGAGTTCGCCACATTTATAGCGGCGTATGTGCATTACCAGGGGACCAGGGTCGACAATCACCCTAAAATGACTGCCGAAGAATACCGCGAGTGCCTAACGAACCGCTGGGCAGCCGCTAAATATGGCCTGCAGGCGACATTCAGTTGGCAGGGTAAGCCCAGGACGGCAGTCGAGCTGATCGATGAAATGCTGGACGAGTGTCAGGCAGAACTGAATGTGCTGGGTGTGAAGCGCTCGGACCTCAATATCATAAACACCATGCTTGAAAAACGGACATGCCAGGCGGACTTTGCGCTTAGCATTATGGATCGCTACCCGGACCCATACCTGCTATCTTCCGCATACGGCAAGCTAGCCCGTAATTGGGATATCTTCGAGGAATATCTGGAAAATGCGCCCACTCTGGAGCCGGCGCCTATGCTTGATGAGAAGGCAGTAATGGCGGAGCATCTGTCTTTCGTGGGAGAGGGAACGCATTTCTATCACCTGCGCGAAGCCATGTTCTATCCCGCACCAGCCACGGATAAGATCATAGAAGATATGATCGAGCAGGAGCTGATCAAGCGCGAAATCACTCCCAACTGCGGCACGCTGCTTCATAGAATAGGCTAG